The Lactobacillus sp. CBA3605 genome contains a region encoding:
- the rsgA gene encoding ribosome small subunit-dependent GTPase A, translating to MKIGQIRQSLSGFYDVYADGELYRTRARGNFRKRKITPLVGDQVEFDSSTPQEGYILKVLDRETQLVRPPVANIDLAIVVTATTTQEFSTNLLDRQLVALEVAGVHSVIYMAKTDLLSEAEFAARAQLAAAYEEIGYQVIIDRTAFSTAALTAVKKAIAGHVAVVMGQTGAGKSTLLNHLRPDLGLATGEISQALNRGKHTTRKVSLIEIAEGLIADTPGFSSYEVFDIPATDLTHYFPEFVRLSVDCKYRGCVHINEPHCAVKAALADEKILQSRYDNYLQFYETIKNKKVIYNKKK from the coding sequence TTGAAAATTGGACAAATTCGACAATCATTAAGTGGGTTTTATGATGTTTATGCGGATGGTGAACTTTATCGAACGCGGGCGCGTGGAAATTTTCGTAAGCGCAAGATTACGCCGTTAGTTGGGGACCAAGTTGAGTTTGATAGCTCGACGCCGCAAGAAGGTTATATCTTAAAAGTGTTGGATCGCGAGACACAACTAGTTCGACCACCAGTCGCTAATATTGATTTGGCGATTGTGGTAACTGCGACTACGACTCAAGAATTTTCAACCAACTTATTGGACCGCCAATTAGTTGCGTTAGAAGTGGCAGGCGTGCATTCGGTGATTTACATGGCTAAGACTGACTTGCTCAGTGAGGCAGAATTTGCTGCCCGTGCGCAATTAGCAGCGGCCTATGAGGAGATTGGTTATCAGGTTATTATTGACCGGACCGCTTTTTCAACCGCAGCTCTAACCGCAGTGAAAAAAGCGATTGCGGGTCACGTTGCTGTAGTGATGGGCCAAACAGGGGCCGGAAAATCAACCTTGTTGAATCATTTGCGTCCTGATTTGGGCCTGGCAACCGGTGAAATTTCACAAGCCTTGAATCGGGGGAAACATACAACTCGTAAAGTTAGCCTGATTGAAATTGCTGAGGGACTAATTGCTGATACGCCGGGATTTTCTTCCTATGAAGTGTTCGATATTCCGGCAACGGATTTAACCCATTACTTCCCAGAATTTGTGCGGCTCAGTGTTGATTGTAAGTATCGGGGCTGTGTGCATATTAACGAACCACATTGTGCGGTTAAAGCGGCCTTAGCGGACGAAAAGATTTTACAAAGTCGCTATGATAATTACTTACAATTTTATGAAACGATTAAAAATAAAAAAGTCATCTATAATAAGAAAAAGTGA
- the rpe gene encoding ribulose-phosphate 3-epimerase: MIKIAPSILSADFVNLQRDVSIVEQAGADYLHIDVMDGQFVPNLSFGMSTVAALRPLTSLTLDCHLMIVEPERFVTQFAQAGADLIGVHVESTRHIYHVLQLIKAAGVKAEVVVNPGTPLSMITELLPIVDQVLIMTVNPGFGGQHFLAPMVKKIQALHQLKQQNGYTFDIEVDGGINDTTVKACYAAGATVAVAGSFVYASADPSQRIQDLKVATN; this comes from the coding sequence ATGATTAAAATTGCCCCTTCAATTCTAAGTGCCGATTTTGTTAATTTACAACGCGATGTCAGTATTGTGGAACAAGCCGGTGCAGACTATTTGCATATCGACGTGATGGATGGTCAATTTGTACCGAATCTATCATTTGGGATGAGTACGGTTGCAGCATTGCGGCCGCTGACATCGTTAACGCTGGATTGCCATTTAATGATTGTGGAGCCAGAACGGTTTGTCACCCAATTTGCACAAGCTGGTGCGGATTTAATCGGGGTGCACGTCGAAAGTACTCGGCATATTTACCACGTCTTACAATTAATTAAAGCTGCTGGTGTTAAGGCTGAAGTGGTGGTTAATCCAGGGACCCCCTTGAGCATGATTACGGAACTGTTACCGATTGTTGACCAAGTATTAATCATGACCGTTAATCCCGGTTTTGGTGGGCAACACTTTTTAGCACCGATGGTTAAAAAAATTCAAGCTTTACATCAATTAAAACAGCAAAATGGCTATACGTTTGATATTGAAGTTGATGGTGGTATCAATGATACGACGGTTAAAGCTTGTTACGCGGCAGGGGCGACGGTTGCAGTTGCTGGGTCATTTGTGTACGCAAGTGCTGATCCTAGTCAACGGATTCAGGATTTAAAGGTGGCGACGAACTAA